TGCCGGTGCTTCCGATGCTCATCCTGCTTTCGCTGTACTTCGGAGGCAGGATTTCGCTCAAACAGCTTGTCTTCATCCTGGTGCTCTTCGGATGGATGGGAACCACCAAGGTCGCGAGGAGTATGGCGCTCCAGATTAAGGAGCAGACCTACGTTGAGGCGGCGAGGGCCCTCGGTGCGAGCACCGGAAGGATAGTCTTCAAGCACATAGTTCCACAGCTCCTCCCGTACGCGTTCGCAAGCATAGCCCTCAGCGTTCCGGGAGCTATCCTCAGTGAGGCCGGTCTGAGTTTCCTTGGCCTTACGAGCAACAACATGATTACCTGGGGTCAGATGCTCAACAACGCCAACGCCAACGGTGCTACACTCAACGGCTACTGGTGGCAGGTCATTCCGCCCGGACTGGCAATAGCCTTCGTCGGACTGATATTCGTCCTGATTGGTGTCTCGCTCGACACCGTGCTCAACCCGAGGCTCAAGCGCGCGTGAGGTGGTTTAGATGACTAAGAACGTCCTTGAAGTTAGGAACCTCAAGATGTATTACTTCACCAGCAAGGGTGTCGTCAAGGCCGTTGACAACATCAGCTTCGACCTCAAGAAGGGAGAAGTGCTTGGACTTGCCGGAGAAAGTGGATGTGGCAAGTCCTCCCTTGGTTTTACCCTTTTGGGTATGCCCACCCCGCCAGGAAAGATAGTCGACGGAAGCATCAAGATTGACGGCAGGGAGATAGTCGGTCTCCCCGAGGACGTCCTCAGAAGGGAAATCCGCTGGCAGAAGATTTCGATGATATTCCAGGGAGCAATGAACGCCCTCAACCCGGTTTACACCATCGGCTTCCAGATGACCGAGCCCCTCATATACCACAAGGGCATGAAGCAGGAGGAGGCCCTTGACAGGGCCCAGAAGTACCTTGAGCTCGTCGGTCTTGACCCGGAGATAGTCTACCGCTACCCCCACGAGCTCTCGGGTGGTATGAAACAGCGTGTCGTCATTGCCATGGCCCTCCTCATGGAACCGAGCGTCGTCATAGCGGACGAGCCGACGACGGCCCTTGACGTTATCGTCCAGGCGCAGATTATCAACCTCATGAAGAGGCTCAAGAAGGAACTCAACCTCTCGATGATATTCATCACCCACGACCTCAGTATCCTTGCAGAGATTAGCGACAAGGTCGCCATCATGTACGCGGGTAAGATAATCGAGATTGGAGACAGCGAGAAGATTTACTACGAGCCGGCCCACCCGTACACCCAGAAGCTCCTCGCGGCAATACCGAGGCTTCACGAGGACGTTGAGAGGCTCGAATTCATCCCAGGACAGCCACCCAACCTCATCAACCCGCCGAAGGGCTGTCGCTTCCACCCGAGGTGCCCCTACGCGATGGACGTTTGTAAGGAGCAGGAGCCCGAGCTGAAGGAGATTGATAAGGACCACTACGCGGCATGCTGGTTGCTGTGAGGTGTTGAGAATGGCCGAGCCGATACTCAAGGTTGAAAACCTCAAGAAGTACTTCCCGCTCAAGAGGGGCTTCCTCGCCGGTCTGCGCGGTGAGCCTCAGCGCTTCGTTCACGCGGTTGACGGAGTCAGCTTTGAAATCTACAAACAGCAGGTCTTTGCACTCGTCGGTGAGAGTGGCTGTGGTAAGTCCACCACAGGAAGGCTCATAGTCAAGCTCCTCGAACCGACCGACGGTAAGATTTACCTGGAGGGCGAGGACGTCACCGAGATTAAGACCAAGGAGGAAATCCTTGCCTACAGAAGGAAGGTTCAGATGATATTCCAGGACCCGTTCGCCTCACTCAACCCGCGTTTCAGGATTTTCGACGTCCTTGAAGAGCCCCTCCTCATTCACGGCATCGGTGAGACCAGGGCCGAGCGTGAGGAGCTCATCTACAAGGCCCTTGAGATGGTCAAAATAACGCCTCCGGAAGAGTACGTCGGCAGGTTCCCGCACATGCTCTCCGGTGGACAGAGACAGCGTGTCGCTATTGCAAGGGCCCTCATCCTGAACCCGACGTTCATCGTTGCGGATGAGCCTGTGTCGATGCTTGACGTGTCGATTCGTGCGGAGATTCTCGAGCTCATGAAGAACCTCAAGGACAAGATGGGCGTTACCTACCTCTACATTACCCACGACATGTCAACGGCAAGGTACTTCGCTGACTGGATGGCGGTCATGTACCTCGGTAGAATCGTCGAAATGGGCCCTGCTGAGAAGGTCATTGACAACCCGCTCCACCCGTACACCAGGGCGTTGCTGGCGGCGGTTCCCGAGCCGAAGCCCGAGAGGAGAAACGTCATCAAGGAGCTCCCGATTAAGGGTGAGGTCCCGAGCGCCGTCAACATTCCGCCGGGATGCAGGTTCCACCCGAGGTGTATCTACGCCAAGAAGGGCCTCTGTGACGTTGAACACCCGAAGCTTATCGAGTACGAGCACAACCACTGGGCAGAGTGCCACCTCGTTGGCAAGTTCTGACCCCTTTCTTTTTTCTCGGTGATGCCCATGAACGAAGCCCTCAAAGTGTTTCTGAACTCAAGGCTTGTTATGGCAGGCTTCATAATGATACTGCTCGCCATGGTTCTGTCTGCAATAGCCGTCTTCCAGACCGGACATCCTTCTTACTCCTCAAGCGGAACCCTCGGTCCAGGTAATCACACGCTCGGCAACGATACCTTTGAAGGCCACTACTTCTACTACAACAGGAGCCTGTCCCTCAGCTCGAAGAACGCAACAGTCCAGGTTTCGTGGGGCAACTTCACGGCCGTGTATAACATAACCGGAAACGCCACCTTCGTCCCGACCGACAGGCCCGAAGTAAGGGTTATTAACGGCACCGTCACCTACACATACAGGGCGAAGGCGATAAGCTACCCCTACTCCGACCTCGCAATACCCGCGGCAATCCTTGCCTTCGCCGGCACCGTTGTCCTGTGGGTTGGATACACCCACGCCCTCAGGGGGAAGAGGAAATGAGGGAGCTTGACTACAACTCCGTCGTCGAGATAATCACGGCCTTTATCCGGGAGAAAGTGGACGAGGCGAGAGCGGAGGGCGTCGTGATAGGGATAAGCGGGGGCATAGACAGCGCAACAACGGCTTACCTCGCGGTTAGGGCCCTCGGGAAGGAAAAAGTTCTCGGTCTAATAATGCCCTACTACCAGAACCGGGACGTTGAAGACGCTAAACTGGTTTGCTCCTCCCTTGGAATCGAGTGCAGGGAGATAAACATAAGGCCCATCGTTGACTCGTTCGTTTCTCAGCTCGGCTTCCAGCCCGACAAGAGGAGCCTCGGCAACATCATGGCGAGAACGAGGATGGTTCTCCTGTACGCCCACGCCAACGAGAGGAACCTCCTCGTCCTCGGAACCAGCAACAGGAGCGAGTTCCTCACCGGCTACTTCACCAAGTGGGGCGACGGGGCGAGCGACTACGCACCCCTCATAAACCTCTACAAGACCGAGGTCTGGGAAATAGCGAAGCTCGTCGGCGTTCCCGAGAGGATAATCGAGAAGAAACCCACCGCCGGCCTCTGGGAGGGCCAGACCGACGAAGACGAGCTTGGCATAAGCTACCGCCTCCTCGACGAAATCCTCTGGCGCCTCGTTGACCTGCTGAAGGACAAGGAAGAAATAGCCGAAGAACTTGGCATACCAATCGAGCGGGTCGAATACGTTGAGAACCTCGTTAAGAGGAGCGAGCACAAGCGCCGTTTGCCACTGGGTCCGAGCTTCTGAGGTGAGCCGATGAGGCGCGGTTACCTTCTCGTTTTTCTTTCCGCTTCAATGTGGGGAACCCTGGGAATCTTCGCCACCTACATCTACCGCTACGGCGTCGATTCCTTCACGATGGTCTTCTGGCGCGTTCTCTTCGCTCTGATAATTCTCGGAACCTACATCTCGCTCTTCCTGCGCGAGAACCCCTTCACGCGCGAGAAGCTGTGGTTCTACGCGGTTTACGGTCTCGTTGGAGTTTTCGCCTTCTACACCCTCTACTTCTACACCGTTAAAATCTCATCAGTTGGCTTCGCGGTTCTGCTCGTCTACACAGCCCCAGCTTTCTCGGTAATCCTCGGCAGGTTAATCTTCAAGGAGCCGGTGATAACCGAGAAGGCGATAGCCCTGGCGATGGTCCTTGCTGGAGTTCTCCTCGTCGCCGGCAACGTTGACTTCAACGTGAGCCACTTGGCCTTGCTGACCGGCATAGCGACCGGCTTCACCTACGCCCTCTACGGAGTCCTCGCCAAGTTCGGCGTCAGGAACGAGAGGCCCGAGAGGGTTCTCTTCATGACCCTGCTCTTCGGCCTGTTCTTCCTCGCCCCCTTCTCTAAGTTCTCCGTTCCGAGGGGGGCGATTCCCTACCTCCTCGGCCTGGCTTTCTTCCCGACGTTCCTCGGCTACACCCTCTACAACCACGCCCTTAAGGAGGTCGAGGTCAGCAGGGCCAGCATAGTTGCGACCGTTGAGCCGGTGGTGGCGATAGTTCTCGCGTACATTCTGTTCGGCGAGGCCCTAACGCCACTCCAGCTCCTCGGTGGGGCGCTCATAATAGGGGCATCAATCCTCGTGCACATGAGGGAGGGAAAGAACTGAGAAGGGCTCAAACGTAGAAGTACCTCTCGAGCTCCCACTCGGTAACCTTCTTGGTTTCAAGCGGGAGTTCCCTGCTTTCGAGGTAGGCAACGTACTCGCTCCACTCCCTTTCCTTGTAGGCGATGAAGTTATCGTAGGCCTCTCCGAGCGCCTCCCTGACAACCCTGTCCTTCTTCAGCTCCTCCAGCGCCTCTCCGAGGCTTCCAGGAAGGGTCTCGATTCCCGCTTTGGTCCTCTCCTCATCGCTCATCTCGTAGACGTTGGTCTCGACATAGGCCTCTGGCTCGAGTTTCCTCTTGATTCCGTCGAGTCCAGCCAGGAGTATCGCCGAGAAAGCCAGGTACGGGTTGGCGCTCGGGTCCGGACAGCGGTACTCTATCCTCGCCCCGTTGCCCCAGAAGGCCGGGACACGGATTAGCGCGCTCCTGTTCCTGTAGCCCCAGCTGATGTAGACCGGAGCCTCATAGCCCGGAACGAGACGCTTGTAGCTGTTCACGGTCGGGTTGGTCAGGGCCGTTAGTGCCTTCGCGTGTTCCAGTATTCCGGCTATGAAGTGCAAAGCGGTCTCGCTCAGCCCGTCCTCGCCGATGAAGGCATTTTCTCCGTCCTTCCAGAGGCTTATGTGGAGGTGCATTCCGTTGCCGGGGTAGCCGTAGAGGGGCTTCGGCATGAAGGTGGCGTATAAACCGCGCATCTCGGCGATGGCCTTGACGACGTACTTGAAGCTCACGATGTTGTCGGCGGTCTTGAGGGCCTCGTCGTAGCGGAAGTCAATCTCGTGCTGGGCCTTTCCGACCTCGTGGTGGAGCACCTCCGGAACGAGGCCAAAGGCCGGCATGTAGAGGGCTATCTCCCTCCTCAGCTCTCTGGCCTTGTCGAGGGTTACGAGGTCGAAGTAGCCCCCGCTGTCGGGTATGTGGAGCTCCCAGGTTCCGTTCTTCTTGAAGAGGTAGAACTCCGGCTCCGGCCCGATGTATGCCTTGAAGCCGGCTTTCTCAAGCTTTTCAAGGGCCCTCCTGAGAACTCCCCTTGGGTCGGCCTTGTAGGGCTTCCCGTCCTTGTATATGTAGCCGTAGACCCTCGCTATGCCCTCCCAGGGAACCTCGGCGTAGGTGCTCGGGTCAGCCTTGAATATGAGGTCGCTGTCCTCTATGCCCTGGAACCCGGGAATCGAGGAGCCGTCGAAGGCTATGCCCTCCTCGACTGCCTCCTCGTACCTCGCTATCGGGACTTCCATTCCCTTTGGAACGCCGTTTATGTCAACGAATATGAGCTGGAGGAACCTCGGGCCCTTTGCGCTGACGCCGAGGAGCTTTGCACTTTCGTTCATTTTTTCCTCACCTCATTGTTTAAACGTTCAATTATTTCCGGCTACTACTGAACGAATACACCTAATTAACCCTTTCTCTTGAATTTTTGAATGCCTGACGAAAACGGGCCGGAGAGTTTCATCGTCTTGACATAATAATGGACATTTTTGGGTTGGTGAATTGAACTTTTGACATTAAAATGCCAAACAACGTTTATCTGCCCCGGCTCGAATTGACACCCGTATGAACCCTGAAAACGCCCTCCTAAGGGAAATCTATCGCATAAACAGCCACCTTCCTGCGAAGAGGCCAACCCTCGCCCAGCTCATATCTGACAGCGAGCCGTCTGTTAAGCTACGGGACGGAAGCGTGCACTCCTTCCGAAAAACAGAGCTCGAGAGGATTAAGGGTCTTCTTGACCCCGGCGACGAGGAGAAACTGCTCCTCCCGATAGTCCTTGAGATAGTGAGCGACTTCAGGGGCTACTTCAGAGTCAGGGGAAAGGTCGCGGTCAAGGTGATAGACAGGCTCCTCGGCTCCTACGACCCCCTTGACGAGCCCGAGGAGAGGCTTTACCCAAGGTACCTGCTCCCCAGGGTGAGGAGAGAGTTGCCGACGACCACAACCTACGCATTCATAGCGGAGTGATGGGTATGGACGACGACAGGAAGGTTTTCCTTAACTATCTCGCCTTTACCGTTCCCCACGTCACGGTTTTCGCCGGGGCGGTCTTTGGAATCCTCGTGCTCCTCGGCATAAAGACGTCGCTCGCCCTCGGAGTCTTCGCCCTCCTCTACGGGGTGATGCTCCTGGCCATAGCCCTCGTCGCTAGGGAGCACTTCTCCGGCCTGGGACTCTATCACCTTTACTTGGCGTTCTCCGTGTTTCTCCTGGTTACGGGCCTATTTCTGTTATATCGCGCCCTCGTGCACAGCTGACGTCTGATGGGTAAGTTTAAATTCGAGGGCGCCTTATTATCTGGGGTGGTGATTGTGAGACGGGCACTCCTGCTCATTGCGCTCATACTCGTTTCGATGTTCCTTCCGTTTACCAGCGCCCAGTTCGGGACAATCTCAGTGACGGGCTCGATAACCGTCGTGAAAGGCGATTACAGCAGTGGTACCCTTCTGCTAACGAACAACGCCGGCGTCGTTTATTCCGTTGTTAGTTATCAAAGCTTCTGGGTCGAGGACTCCAATGGAAACCGCGTCGAGGGATTCAACTTCACGATGTTCCCGAGGGTCTTTCCCAACTGGGGCAGGGGACAGAACAAGACGGTAAAATACAACCTGACGGTGTCAGACGACGTCCTTCCTGGCAACTACACCCTCTACCTTCGATTCATAGCGACCTACTCCGGAGACGTTTACATACTGAAGGCCAAGGTTCCCGTTGAGGTTCTCGCGTCTCCCCTGACCTTTACGAGTGCATACTCCTACGTTCCCGGCCGAGGGGATGTCCCCTACGTCTTCCTCGGGGAGAGCGTTACCGTTTACTCTCACGTGATTAACATTGGCCACTTCAACGTTACTGTTAATGTTTTCTCAGCCCTTCGCAGTGGGGACAGGGACTATTCCGTTGTTTCCAAAAACGTGACCATTTCCCCGGGGGACACCCTGATAAGGCTCTCCCTGCCCGTCGGATGGGACTATCCGGAGGGGAACTATACCCTCATATACCGCGTTTCATACGGCAACCAGGAGTATACCTACACCAAGAAACTCACGGTTTCCCTTGGCGTCAGGCTCGTTGGAGTCTCGGTTGAGAAGGAAAGCGTCCTGCTCAACGATACCCTGAAGGCGTACGTTACCCTCATTTCTGAAAGGAAAATCAACGCCACGATTTCCTGCGTTGCGGTGGTCAACGGCACAAAACCCTTCGCCACAAAAACCAAGGAGGTAGCACTCTCCCCTGGCACAAGTGTGGTTCAGCTATCCCTTCCTACCTCCGAGCCAGGAAATGTATCTGCAGTCATTGGTCTATCTGTTCACGGTCGCTCCGGAGGAAACGATACCGTTCACTACACCGTTTACGCTCCCCCTTCAATAGGCTCCCTGAGTGCAAAGCTACTGAACTCGACGCTTGAGGTTAATGCACTGCTCCTGAACCCGACTCCCGAGACTGTTAGTGGGACGCTTGAATACAGGGTTCTCGCCAACGGGACTTCTCTCTATTCCGACGTACTCGATGTGACGATACCCCCTGGTAAAAAGGAGCTCTCCTTCAAGTTTAACGTTCCAAAGGGCGTAAACGTTACATACTCCTTCAAGCTCAACGCCCTTGGAAGGGTCAGCGTCAAGGAAGGTAGCCTCTGGGTTCCGGCGCCAAAGCCTAAGCCGTCCCCATCCGCTACATCATCCGCAACAACGGTTCCTGAATCGAACACCACATCCACAACAGGCGGAACCGGCAATGGGGGCTTCCCCTGGTGGCCCGTTGTTGTGATACTCATCATAGTGGCCGTTGCGTTGGTGTTCTACTATCAGAACCAGCCCAAGAAGAGGAGAACCCGGAAAGCTCCGAAGCGTCGCTCACCCCTCGGGAGGTTCAAGAGGCCGAAACCGCCGAAGTTCCATGAAAGGGACTCCCTGCCCAAAAAGAAGTGACCAAACCTTTTTATTCTCCCTTTTCTACTTCCTTACGGCGAGGGGGTCGGGGGCTCTCGGGGCACTCCCGAGGAAGTTCCGCCCACCGCACCGGGGCCGCGGTGCCGTAAGGCACCTCCCGAGAGGGAGGGCAACGGCGCAGAAACGACACGGCCCCCGGGAGATGTGAATGACGCGCGCGAAGGGCTCGGCGACGGGCACCGAGCTAACCCGCAGACAATCCCGGGGGATGCGGTGAAACGGCCGTCCCGCGGGGTGCAAGGCCGACGCTGGGGCGATGAGTTCCCGGTGCGAGCCCCGTGGTAGGCCGCTCAGTCGAATGCCCCCCTTGACACAGAAGGCGGGCTACGACCCCCTCGCCAAATCAATAGCTGAAGCGAGCAGAATTAGGGCGCCACCTATAACGGTTCTAACTCCCGGCACCTCTCCAAAGACCAGGAACGCGTAGACTATCGCGCTCAGCGGGTCGAGGTAGCTCAACAAAGAGGCGTCCTTGACTTCAACCTTCTTCAGCCCGTCCATGTAGAGGTAGAGAGCTAAAACCGTGTGGACTAAAACGAGAACCGCTATCGCCCACCAGA
The Thermococcus sp. 21S9 DNA segment above includes these coding regions:
- a CDS encoding ABC transporter ATP-binding protein, with the translated sequence MTKNVLEVRNLKMYYFTSKGVVKAVDNISFDLKKGEVLGLAGESGCGKSSLGFTLLGMPTPPGKIVDGSIKIDGREIVGLPEDVLRREIRWQKISMIFQGAMNALNPVYTIGFQMTEPLIYHKGMKQEEALDRAQKYLELVGLDPEIVYRYPHELSGGMKQRVVIAMALLMEPSVVIADEPTTALDVIVQAQIINLMKRLKKELNLSMIFITHDLSILAEISDKVAIMYAGKIIEIGDSEKIYYEPAHPYTQKLLAAIPRLHEDVERLEFIPGQPPNLINPPKGCRFHPRCPYAMDVCKEQEPELKEIDKDHYAACWLL
- a CDS encoding ABC transporter ATP-binding protein, with amino-acid sequence MAEPILKVENLKKYFPLKRGFLAGLRGEPQRFVHAVDGVSFEIYKQQVFALVGESGCGKSTTGRLIVKLLEPTDGKIYLEGEDVTEIKTKEEILAYRRKVQMIFQDPFASLNPRFRIFDVLEEPLLIHGIGETRAEREELIYKALEMVKITPPEEYVGRFPHMLSGGQRQRVAIARALILNPTFIVADEPVSMLDVSIRAEILELMKNLKDKMGVTYLYITHDMSTARYFADWMAVMYLGRIVEMGPAEKVIDNPLHPYTRALLAAVPEPKPERRNVIKELPIKGEVPSAVNIPPGCRFHPRCIYAKKGLCDVEHPKLIEYEHNHWAECHLVGKF
- a CDS encoding NAD+ synthase, producing the protein MRELDYNSVVEIITAFIREKVDEARAEGVVIGISGGIDSATTAYLAVRALGKEKVLGLIMPYYQNRDVEDAKLVCSSLGIECREINIRPIVDSFVSQLGFQPDKRSLGNIMARTRMVLLYAHANERNLLVLGTSNRSEFLTGYFTKWGDGASDYAPLINLYKTEVWEIAKLVGVPERIIEKKPTAGLWEGQTDEDELGISYRLLDEILWRLVDLLKDKEEIAEELGIPIERVEYVENLVKRSEHKRRLPLGPSF
- a CDS encoding EamA family transporter; this translates as MRRGYLLVFLSASMWGTLGIFATYIYRYGVDSFTMVFWRVLFALIILGTYISLFLRENPFTREKLWFYAVYGLVGVFAFYTLYFYTVKISSVGFAVLLVYTAPAFSVILGRLIFKEPVITEKAIALAMVLAGVLLVAGNVDFNVSHLALLTGIATGFTYALYGVLAKFGVRNERPERVLFMTLLFGLFFLAPFSKFSVPRGAIPYLLGLAFFPTFLGYTLYNHALKEVEVSRASIVATVEPVVAIVLAYILFGEALTPLQLLGGALIIGASILVHMREGKN
- the glnA gene encoding type I glutamate--ammonia ligase, translated to MNESAKLLGVSAKGPRFLQLIFVDINGVPKGMEVPIARYEEAVEEGIAFDGSSIPGFQGIEDSDLIFKADPSTYAEVPWEGIARVYGYIYKDGKPYKADPRGVLRRALEKLEKAGFKAYIGPEPEFYLFKKNGTWELHIPDSGGYFDLVTLDKARELRREIALYMPAFGLVPEVLHHEVGKAQHEIDFRYDEALKTADNIVSFKYVVKAIAEMRGLYATFMPKPLYGYPGNGMHLHISLWKDGENAFIGEDGLSETALHFIAGILEHAKALTALTNPTVNSYKRLVPGYEAPVYISWGYRNRSALIRVPAFWGNGARIEYRCPDPSANPYLAFSAILLAGLDGIKRKLEPEAYVETNVYEMSDEERTKAGIETLPGSLGEALEELKKDRVVREALGEAYDNFIAYKEREWSEYVAYLESRELPLETKKVTEWELERYFYV
- a CDS encoding DUF61 family protein, which translates into the protein MNPENALLREIYRINSHLPAKRPTLAQLISDSEPSVKLRDGSVHSFRKTELERIKGLLDPGDEEKLLLPIVLEIVSDFRGYFRVRGKVAVKVIDRLLGSYDPLDEPEERLYPRYLLPRVRRELPTTTTYAFIAE